From bacterium:
AGCCGAAAAGTCCATTGACCTATCAGCGAGCAAAACATTCTTGAGGAAACTGCACACAAACCACTCCATAAGGCTATCACTTGTGTCGGGTTACACGGCAAATACACCCTTTGATGCAAACATCATAAAGTATACCGCCGAGGTCTCAGTTTCGGTTTTTCGGTTAACGGCGAGAACTCATGCTGAACTAATTAATATAGGCTCATCAATGGAAGTTCCACCATACGAGGTTGCAGGTGGTTTCACGCGCGGCTTGAACTACAATCTGACGATCGCGGGTACATATAGAGCCGGCTCAATGACCGACCTTATACTCAACCTAAGAGCCATGAAAAAGTCAATAGCAAAAGCCGATTACGATGTGGAAATACGAATAAGACTTAGATTTTAGGAGCTATCGCTGTTGAAAGTAGTCTTCAACTTTCTTTCTCATATCATCAGAAATTCTTCTCTCGAAGGGCAAAAGTCTGGCGTTAGCTACTTTTTCGACCAAAACTTGCGCAGCGTTAGCAATCTCGACGAGAGCAACATTACAAACCGCGTCGGGCGTATCATAGGGCGAATGAGCTTTGTATTCCACCCCACCCCGTCCAAGAGAAACCGAGGGAACACCATACCGTGAAAACGGCATTCCATCGCTCGAATAGGTCTCCATCTTGACCTCGGCGGGTATTCCATGCTCAAAAAGAGCGGCTTTTACGAAACTCTTAAGTTCATCAGTTCCTATCGTTTTGGCAAAAATGCGAACGAAAGGATTTCCGCCCACATCGAGGTTCACCACTAAATCCATTTTCTCAAGCTCATAAGCATGTAAAGCCACATGTGCTTTACTCCCAAGAAGTCCTTTTTCTTCCGAGCCGCAGAATACAAATCTTACGCGGCGAAAAAACCTTTTACCAAAAAGTTTCTTAGCAACCTCAAGCAATTCAGCGGTGCCGGCAGCGTTGTCCTGCGCTCCTGGCGAACACGGAGTGCTATCGTAATGAGCAGTAAGCACCACGAGTCTTTCTGACTCGCCGGGAAGTTCTGCAATAACATTCTGTGACTCAGACAACTTTACCTCGTGATGTAAGGATAGGCTAACGCTTTCAGGTTCTTCTTCAATAAGTTTTATGGCGTGTTTGTAGGCTATCGAACCCACCATTATTTTTTTGCCAAGGTCCTCTGCAAGAGCCTGCGAAAGCATCATAACCGCCTTTTCGCGATGGTTTGCCACCACCACAAGCACTGCCTTCGCACCAGCCTCAACAAAAAGCTTAAGCCATTTACGCCGCGGCGGATTGGATGTTAAAACTATCATATTTCGCAAAGAATTTTTGTCCACAAGCTCGGGTTCTGGGGCATGAACTATAGTTAACTTCCCCTCCACATCCCCACTTCTCGAAAGACCGACCGGCATTACAGGAAACTCTTTCCCTGAACCAACTAACGCGAGCCTTCCAGTTTTAACGACCGCATCGTAGATATGGAAATGTTCCAACTTCGGCTTATATCCCATCTCAGAAAGCCAGGACGAAATTAACTTTGCAGCTTTAAGTTCCTGTTCACTTCCGCCCCTGCGGACAAAGGTTAGTGCTTTGACATAGTCGATAGGCTGCATCTTAGCCTCCCTCATTTATCTTTTCAAACCTAAGGAAAGAAAAAAATGTTTATTTTCCACTACTATCATGCCACCGAGTGTTCCTATAAGCGAACCCACCACAACATCGGTGGGATAATGCTTTTCAAGATAAATTCGCGACAATGCAACTGAGAACGCGAATATATAAAACGGAATGCGAGCTTTCGGATACTGGTCGCCAAAAACATAAGCAAACGCGAAAGCAGATGCTGAATGCCCCGACGGGAATGATGAGCGACATCGCGGCGTGGACTCCTCACCCGGTCGTTCTCGTCCTACAATGCACTTAAGAATCTGCACGGTCCCCATACTCATGATAAACGCAGCAACATCAAGTTTCGCAGCATCGCGCATTTTACTGTCACCGTAGGCAAGAAGACAGACATCGAGCCCAAGATAATTCCAACTATTGCCGGCGTACGAAGCAACTGAGAAATAAATGTCGGAAAAATTAGACTTGAGTCGCTCGTTAATCCATTTTGATGCATCGTGGTCGAATTTGCCGATATCCCACGCAGCAGAGGTTGACACGACAACTAATATGGCGAAAAATATTTCGAACTTTTTCCTCAATGTATTATTAGCACTTTACCTTTCGCTACGCCGTTTTCTGATGGAGCCACGCATGTGTAAACACCCGCTGCAACCTTTTCGCCGTTCTGATTTGTGCAGTCCCATCGGAACACACCATCATGAGCTTTCCAGTAGGATTCGAAATGTCTTACGAGCTGTCCTGAGGCATCAAATATGAGGAGTGGAGCATCGGACGGAACATCGGCGATGTAGACGGTTGGCAGTATTCCTCGTTCAGCAACAGCTGGATTCGGATATATCCTCAGCGGGCGCACTACGGGACTTTCAGCGTAAGGGGAATGAAGAACTACCGCACCGCCCTCAAAACCAAACCATATATCGCCACTAATGCCATCCGTGAAAACACCGCCAAGCATTATCTCTGAATAAGTATACCCGAGCTTGTCGGAGATTAGGGCAGTTCTATCCTGTGGTGGAGCGGACTCGGAAAATGTGGATTTGAAAGTGGAATAATATCCCTCCCGCAAAAGCACTGCTGCACCATCTATTGTGCCTATCCAAATGTTTCCGTGTTCATCAGC
This genomic window contains:
- a CDS encoding phosphatase PAP2 family protein: MRKKFEIFFAILVVVSTSAAWDIGKFDHDASKWINERLKSNFSDIYFSVASYAGNSWNYLGLDVCLLAYGDSKMRDAAKLDVAAFIMSMGTVQILKCIVGRERPGEESTPRCRSSFPSGHSASAFAFAYVFGDQYPKARIPFYIFAFSVALSRIYLEKHYPTDVVVGSLIGTLGGMIVVENKHFFLSLGLKR
- a CDS encoding M28 family peptidase, which translates into the protein MREAKMQPIDYVKALTFVRRGGSEQELKAAKLISSWLSEMGYKPKLEHFHIYDAVVKTGRLALVGSGKEFPVMPVGLSRSGDVEGKLTIVHAPEPELVDKNSLRNMIVLTSNPPRRKWLKLFVEAGAKAVLVVVANHREKAVMMLSQALAEDLGKKIMVGSIAYKHAIKLIEEEPESVSLSLHHEVKLSESQNVIAELPGESERLVVLTAHYDSTPCSPGAQDNAAGTAELLEVAKKLFGKRFFRRVRFVFCGSEEKGLLGSKAHVALHAYELEKMDLVVNLDVGGNPFVRIFAKTIGTDELKSFVKAALFEHGIPAEVKMETYSSDGMPFSRYGVPSVSLGRGGVEYKAHSPYDTPDAVCNVALVEIANAAQVLVEKVANARLLPFERRISDDMRKKVEDYFQQR